In Heliangelus exortis chromosome Z, bHelExo1.hap1, whole genome shotgun sequence, a genomic segment contains:
- the SREK1IP1 gene encoding protein SREK1IP1 codes for MTLPGGNKDNIRAGCKKCGYPGHLTFECRNFLRVDPQRDIVLDVSSTSSEDSEEEELQRLQAMREKKNFNEEEEKKKQKRKSKEKTKLKRSRKRSSSSSAAEEDGPKSKKQKSHKKEREKQKKNKTKKGKHHKKEKKKRRKEKSSSSDSSDSSSSD; via the exons gtgGAAATAAGGATAACATCAGAGCAGGATGCAAGAAGTGTGGCTACC ctggTCATCTGACATTTGAATGCCGAAACTTCCTCAGAGTAGATCCTCAGAGAGATATTGTTTTAGATGTCAGCAGCACTAGCAGTGAAGACAGTGAGGAAGAAGAACTACAGAGATTGCAAGCCATGCGTGAAAAAAAGA ATTTcaatgaggaggaagaaaaaaagaaacaaaaaagaaaaagcaaagagaaaacaaaattaaagagaTCAAGGAAAAG atcTTCCTCATCAAGTGCAGCTGAAGAGGATGGtccaaaatcaaaaaaacagaagtctcacaaaaaagaaagggaaaagcaaaaaaagaataaaactaagaaaggaaagcatcataaaaaggagaaaaagaagagacgaaaggaaaaaagttcatCTTCTGATAGTTCAGACAGTTCTAGTAGTGACTGA